ATGTTTTCAGGATATGAAAATTTTATCTCTAAAATGGATATAGAAGATAATCAAAAACGATTAGGATGGATGGGAACTATGGATGTTAACTCAATTAAAAACAAAGTTGCATCATCAATAGTTGCTATATCTTCTGTACATTTATTACGTCTTTTTATGGAAGCAGAAAGAATTTTAGATGATAAAATAATGTTATGCGTAATAATTCATTTAACATTTGTTTTATCAGCTTTTGGAATGGCTTATATTGATAAAATGAGTAAAAAAATAAAACATTAATTAAAAATTTAATTAACTTATTTAAAGTTATTTGAAAGCATTACAAATTTGTGTTATAAATTAATGGTTATATTTTAGTTACAAATAAATTATCTAACCAATCATTTTATTTTAATATATTTTTTAAAAAAATATATTTTATTCATATCAAGTGTATTACTTTAAGTGCCTAGAAAAAACTATATATATAATTCAAAACCAGTTTTTAATCCGCCTAAAAATGACAAAAAAAGATCTAATTTTATTAATTATGCAATGAAAAAAGCATCAGAAATAGATGTTGCAAGAAGTATTTTAAACCATACTTTATTAGCAATAGATCCTAAAACTGGTAATATTTTACCTCGATTTAGAAGGTTAAATGAGCATCGAGCATGTGCCATGCGAGCAATGGTATTGGCTATGTTATATTATTGTAATATAGAATCTAATTTAGTAGAAGCTTCAATTGAAAAATTATCAGACCAATGTGGTTTGTCTACGATATCTAAAATAGGTAACAAATCAATTACACGTGCTTCTAGATTAATCAATGAATTTTTAGAACCTATGGGTTTTATAAAATGTAAAAGGGAAAAAACTAAATCTTCTAGTAATTATACGCCAAAGAAAATATTTCTCACACCAATTTTTTTTATGTTATTTCATATTTCACAATCTAAAATAAATAAATATTTATTTGATTATCAAAAAAATTCTGAAATCTTGAAAATTATAGAAAAAAAAATATTTATTTCATTTTCGGATGTAAAACTTATTTTAAGATTAGATGAAAAATTAGCTAAAAACAAAATTCTAAATGTTTTAATTAGTTATTATACCGCAAATGAATTAACGTGTATTGGTCCTGAAGGACTTAAGAAGAAAATAGATATTGAATATAATAACTTACTTAATTTATATATAAAGAATAACAAATAAATTTACACAATANNTATTGTGTAAATTTATTTGTTAACATCTATTATTTTAAACTGAGAAAAATTATGAACTCACAAGTGATTATTTTTGATACTACCCTACGTGATGGAGAACAATCACTACAAGCAAGTTTAAGTGTAAAGCAAAAATTACAAATTGCATTATCTTTAGAAAATTCAGGAATAGATATTATTGAAGTAGGATTTCCTATTTCTTCACCAGGAGACTTTAAATCAGTTCAAGAAATATCTAAAAAAATTAAAAATAGTAGAATATGCAGTTTAGCACGTTGTATAAATAAAGATATTGATGTTGCTGCAGAAGCTATGTCGCTAGCGAATACATTTCGAATACATATTTTTTTGGCTACTTCAACATTACATATGAAATCGAAATTAAATAAAAATTTTAATGAAATTATAGATATGGCTATATCTTCTGTAAAAAGAGCATTACGTTATACAGATGATATTGAATTTTCTTGTGAAGATGCTAGTAGAACTACCCTAGATAAT
This portion of the Buchnera aphidicola (Aphis helianthi) genome encodes:
- a CDS encoding TIGR00645 family protein, translating into MEKFIEKSIYASRWLMFPVYVGLSFGFILLTFKFFQQIIFILPDILAMSESGLVLVVLSLIDIALVGGLLVMVMFSGYENFISKMDIEDNQKRLGWMGTMDVNSIKNKVASSIVAISSVHLLRLFMEAERILDDKIMLCVIIHLTFVLSAFGMAYIDKMSKKIKH
- the repA gene encoding plasmid replication initiator RepA; its protein translation is MPRKNYIYNSKPVFNPPKNDKKRSNFINYAMKKASEIDVARSILNHTLLAIDPKTGNILPRFRRLNEHRACAMRAMVLAMLYYCNIESNLVEASIEKLSDQCGLSTISKIGNKSITRASRLINEFLEPMGFIKCKREKTKSSSNYTPKKIFLTPIFFMLFHISQSKINKYLFDYQKNSEILKIIEKKIFISFSDVKLILRLDEKLAKNKILNVLISYYTANELTCIGPEGLKKKIDIEYNNLLNLYIKNNK